A genomic stretch from Hymenobacter psoromatis includes:
- a CDS encoding bifunctional 5,10-methylene-tetrahydrofolate dehydrogenase/5,10-methylene-tetrahydrofolate cyclohydrolase (catalyzes the formation of 5,10-methenyltetrahydrofolate from 5,10-methylenetetrahydrofolate and subsequent formation of 10-formyltetrahydrofolate from 5,10-methenyltetrahydrofolate) — protein sequence MSETSPHLIDGKQTAEEIKVEIAAEVEALKAAGRKVPHLAAVLVGHDGGSETYVRNKVLACERVGYASTLLRFEDDITEAELLAVVQRLNEDADIDGFIVQLPLPRHIDAEKVIEAIRPEKDVDGFHPMNLGRMVAGLPALLPATPSGIVELLARQGIKTSGQHCVVIGRSNIVGAPVSILLAKNLETANCTVTLCHSRTKNLPEIVRQADIIVAAIGRPEFVTADMVKPGAVVIDVGTTRVTDANKKSGYSLKGDVNFAEVAPLASRITPVPGGVGPMTIAMLLLNTLRAAKGEVYPR from the coding sequence ATGTCCGAAACCTCCCCGCACCTCATCGACGGCAAGCAAACCGCCGAAGAAATCAAAGTTGAAATCGCTGCCGAAGTGGAGGCGCTGAAAGCGGCCGGCCGCAAAGTGCCGCACCTCGCGGCCGTGCTCGTGGGCCACGATGGCGGCTCCGAAACCTACGTGCGCAACAAGGTGCTCGCCTGCGAGCGCGTGGGCTATGCCAGCACCCTGCTGCGCTTCGAAGACGACATCACCGAGGCCGAGCTGCTGGCCGTGGTGCAGCGCCTCAACGAGGACGCCGACATCGACGGCTTCATCGTGCAGCTGCCGCTGCCCCGGCATATCGACGCCGAAAAAGTCATCGAAGCCATCCGGCCCGAGAAGGACGTGGACGGTTTTCACCCCATGAACCTGGGCCGCATGGTGGCCGGCCTGCCCGCGCTGCTGCCCGCTACCCCCTCCGGCATCGTGGAGCTGCTGGCCCGCCAAGGTATCAAAACCAGCGGCCAGCACTGCGTGGTTATTGGCCGCTCGAATATCGTGGGGGCGCCGGTTAGCATCTTGCTGGCTAAGAACTTGGAAACGGCTAACTGCACCGTTACTTTATGCCACTCACGCACCAAAAACTTGCCCGAAATCGTGCGTCAGGCCGACATTATTGTGGCCGCTATCGGCCGGCCCGAGTTCGTGACGGCCGACATGGTGAAGCCCGGCGCGGTGGTTATCGACGTGGGCACGACCCGCGTCACGGACGCCAATAAGAAGAGTGGATATAGCCTGAAAGGCGACGTCAACTTTGCCGAAGTCGCGCCGCTGGCTTCGCGCATTACACCCGTGCCGGGGGGGGTAGGGCCGATGACCATCGCCATGCTGCTGCTGAATACGCTGCGCGCCGCCAAGGGTGAGGTGTATCCGCGGTAA
- a CDS encoding 7-carboxy-7-deazaguanine synthase: MLPVMEQFYTIQGEGFNTGRAAYFIRLGGCDVGCVWCDVKESWDADAHPRHPVAELVAAASEYPGRNVVITGGEPLMHDCLPLTKALKAAGFQTWIETSGAHPLSGNWDWICVSPKKFKAPRPDVLAHADELKIIVFNDSDFAWAEEHAALVPPTTRLYLQPEWSRAARMTPALIDYVKAHPRWQVSLQTHKYLDIP, encoded by the coding sequence ATGCTTCCTGTAATGGAGCAGTTTTATACCATTCAGGGAGAAGGATTTAATACGGGAAGAGCAGCCTACTTCATTCGCCTCGGTGGCTGCGACGTGGGCTGCGTGTGGTGCGACGTGAAGGAGTCGTGGGACGCCGACGCGCACCCGCGCCACCCGGTGGCCGAGCTGGTAGCCGCCGCCAGCGAATACCCCGGCCGCAACGTCGTCATCACCGGCGGCGAGCCGCTGATGCACGACTGCCTACCCCTCACTAAAGCGCTGAAGGCCGCCGGCTTCCAGACCTGGATTGAAACCAGCGGCGCGCACCCGCTCTCCGGCAACTGGGACTGGATTTGCGTGTCGCCCAAGAAATTCAAGGCCCCGCGCCCCGACGTGCTGGCCCACGCCGACGAGCTGAAAATCATCGTCTTTAACGACAGCGACTTTGCCTGGGCCGAGGAGCACGCCGCGCTGGTGCCGCCCACCACCCGCCTCTACCTCCAGCCCGAATGGAGCCGCGCCGCCCGCATGACGCCCGCCCTCATCGACTACGTGAAGGCTCACCCGCGCTGGCAGGTGTCGCTGCAAACCCACAAGTACCTCGACATTCCGTAG